From one Streptomyces chromofuscus genomic stretch:
- a CDS encoding TetR/AcrR family transcriptional regulator encodes MDSEVARERVLDAAERLFYGQGVRSVGMDDVRGASGVSLKRLYQLFPAKEQLVEAYLERRDLRWRGRLAAYVATREEPRERILAVYDWLAEWFGEDDFRGCAWINAFGELGAVSDLVAGQVRAHKKHFHDYVAGLVADAGLPAALTGPLFLLAEGAMVTAGITGSTEPAAQAREGARLLLASDVTSAGAGSSGR; translated from the coding sequence ATGGACAGCGAAGTCGCCCGGGAGCGGGTGCTGGACGCCGCGGAGCGGCTGTTCTACGGGCAGGGCGTGCGCAGCGTCGGCATGGACGACGTGCGCGGCGCCTCCGGGGTCTCGCTGAAGCGGCTGTACCAGCTGTTCCCGGCGAAGGAGCAGCTGGTCGAGGCGTACCTGGAGCGGCGCGACCTGCGCTGGCGGGGGCGGCTCGCCGCGTACGTGGCGACCCGCGAGGAGCCCCGGGAGCGGATTCTGGCCGTCTACGACTGGCTGGCGGAGTGGTTCGGCGAGGACGACTTCCGCGGCTGCGCCTGGATCAACGCGTTCGGCGAACTGGGCGCCGTCTCCGACCTGGTGGCCGGGCAGGTGCGGGCGCACAAGAAGCACTTCCACGACTACGTCGCCGGTCTGGTGGCCGACGCCGGGCTGCCCGCCGCGCTCACCGGGCCGCTGTTCCTGCTGGCGGAGGGCGCCATGGTCACCGCCGGGATCACGGGGAGCACGGAGCCCGCCGCGCAGGCGCGTGAAGGGGCGCGGCTGCTGCTGGCCTCGGATGTCACCTCGGCCGGGGCCGGTTCGTCGGGAAGGTGA
- a CDS encoding nuclear transport factor 2 family protein, which translates to MTTRPPLPPFTRETAAQKVQAAEDAWNTRDPHRVALAYSEDSVWRNRDAFLTGRDRIVEFLTAKWRREQEYALRKDLWAFDGNRIAVRFQYECRDADGQWWRSYGNELWEFDDDGLMTRREASINDVPIEESERRIHGPRPEAERGWSFPVQ; encoded by the coding sequence ATGACCACCCGCCCGCCCCTGCCGCCCTTCACCCGCGAGACCGCCGCCCAGAAGGTGCAGGCCGCCGAGGACGCCTGGAACACCCGTGACCCCCACCGGGTGGCGCTCGCCTACTCCGAGGACTCGGTCTGGCGCAACCGCGACGCCTTCCTCACCGGCCGCGACCGGATCGTGGAGTTCCTCACCGCGAAGTGGCGCCGCGAGCAGGAGTACGCCCTGCGCAAGGACCTGTGGGCGTTCGACGGCAACCGCATCGCGGTCCGCTTCCAGTACGAGTGCCGGGACGCCGACGGCCAGTGGTGGCGGTCCTACGGCAACGAGCTGTGGGAGTTCGACGACGACGGCCTGATGACCCGGCGCGAGGCGAGCATCAACGACGTGCCCATCGAGGAGAGCGAGCGCCGCATCCACGGTCCCCGGCCGGAGGCCGAGAGGGGCTGGTCCTTCCCGGTTCAGTAG
- a CDS encoding flavoprotein → MTEQDGKPFLYVVVCAAGVAADVGVLIGAARERDWEVGVIATPVAMGGFFDAAAVEALTGRPVRSAWRTPGEARPFPPPDAVVVAPATFNTVNKWAAGLADTLAVATLCEAYGLGVPVAVLPCVADALAAHPAYHDSLTRLRGMGVRFGEPYSGEEDRAAFRWERALDLLDR, encoded by the coding sequence ATGACCGAACAGGACGGCAAGCCCTTCCTCTACGTCGTCGTCTGCGCCGCCGGGGTCGCCGCGGACGTCGGCGTGCTGATCGGCGCCGCGCGCGAGCGCGACTGGGAGGTGGGCGTCATCGCGACGCCCGTCGCCATGGGCGGCTTCTTCGACGCCGCCGCCGTTGAGGCCCTGACCGGCCGCCCCGTCCGCTCCGCGTGGCGCACGCCGGGCGAGGCACGCCCGTTCCCGCCGCCGGACGCCGTGGTGGTGGCGCCGGCCACCTTCAACACCGTCAACAAGTGGGCGGCCGGCCTGGCCGACACCCTCGCCGTCGCCACCCTCTGCGAGGCGTACGGCCTCGGTGTGCCCGTCGCGGTCCTGCCGTGCGTCGCCGACGCGCTGGCCGCCCATCCCGCCTACCACGACAGCCTGACACGGCTGCGGGGGATGGGCGTGCGCTTCGGCGAGCCGTACTCCGGCGAGGAGGATCGCGCCGCGTTCCGCTGGGAGCGCGCCCTGGACCTGCTCGACCGCTGA
- a CDS encoding aldo/keto reductase, with amino-acid sequence MQYVKLGSTGLDVSRICLGCMTYGLPDRGRHEWTLDEEASRPLIRQALEAGITFFDTANVYSDGTSEEIVGKALRDFARRDEIVLATKVHGRMRPGPNGGGLSRKAIMTEIDHSLSRLGTDYVDLYQIHRWDPDTPIEETMEALHDLVKAGKVRYLGASSMYAWQFSKAQYTARLNGWTRFVSMQNHYNLLYREEEREMLPLCADQGVGVLPWSPLARGRLTRDWDTTTERSAQDDFGSRLYPEGDRTIVEAVTRIAHDRGVPRAQVALAWLLHQDTVTAPIIGAAKPHHVDDAVAAVELELTDKEIEELERPYTAHAVSGH; translated from the coding sequence ATGCAGTACGTGAAGCTCGGTTCCACGGGCCTGGACGTCTCGCGGATCTGTCTGGGCTGCATGACCTACGGCCTTCCCGACCGGGGCAGGCACGAGTGGACCCTCGACGAGGAGGCGTCACGCCCGTTGATCCGGCAGGCGCTGGAGGCCGGGATCACCTTCTTCGACACGGCCAATGTCTACTCGGACGGCACCAGCGAGGAGATCGTCGGCAAGGCGCTCAGGGACTTCGCCCGCCGTGACGAGATCGTGCTCGCGACGAAGGTGCACGGCCGGATGCGGCCCGGCCCCAACGGCGGCGGGCTCTCCCGCAAGGCGATCATGACCGAGATCGACCACAGCCTCAGCCGGCTCGGCACCGACTACGTCGACCTCTACCAGATCCACCGCTGGGACCCCGACACGCCGATCGAGGAGACGATGGAGGCGCTGCACGACCTGGTCAAGGCGGGCAAGGTGCGCTACCTCGGGGCGAGTTCTATGTACGCGTGGCAGTTCTCCAAGGCGCAGTACACGGCCCGGCTGAACGGCTGGACCCGGTTCGTGTCCATGCAGAACCACTACAACCTCCTCTACCGCGAGGAGGAGCGCGAGATGCTGCCGCTCTGCGCGGACCAGGGCGTCGGCGTACTGCCGTGGAGCCCGCTCGCCCGCGGTCGTCTCACCCGGGACTGGGACACCACCACCGAGCGCAGCGCGCAGGACGACTTCGGCAGCCGTCTCTACCCGGAGGGCGACCGCACCATCGTCGAGGCCGTCACCCGGATCGCGCACGACCGGGGCGTGCCGCGGGCGCAGGTCGCCCTCGCCTGGCTGCTGCACCAGGACACGGTGACGGCCCCGATCATTGGCGCCGCGAAGCCGCACCACGTCGACGACGCGGTGGCCGCCGTCGAACTGGAGCTCACCGACAAGGAGATCGAGGAGCTGGAGCGGCCCTACACCGCGCACGCCGTCTCGGGGCACTGA
- a CDS encoding phytanoyl-CoA dioxygenase family protein → MTATDIGAAGRPILTREGLARFQEDGFTVLEGLFGQDEIDRLCARFTALHAAGPVPGHFEPRDGDDPLAAHPRVMHPHEIDDLALRFLLDARLRTVLEVLLGEEVLAAQSMFYFKPPGARGQALHQDNFYLRVEPGTCLAAWVACDVIDRENGGLEVVPGTHRMDVFCPEEADERVSFAREYVPPPPGLTPVPVDMRPGDVLFFNGSLVHGSGPNRSPDRFRRSFIGHYVGCSAERIGGYYRTLTMNGDRVPLPESEGAGPCGTEFPPPGPH, encoded by the coding sequence ATGACAGCCACGGACATCGGCGCCGCCGGTCGCCCCATCCTCACCCGGGAAGGGCTCGCACGGTTCCAGGAGGACGGTTTCACGGTCCTCGAAGGGCTGTTCGGGCAGGACGAGATCGACCGTCTGTGCGCGCGGTTCACGGCGCTGCACGCGGCGGGGCCCGTGCCGGGGCACTTCGAGCCGCGGGACGGCGACGATCCGCTCGCCGCCCACCCGAGGGTCATGCACCCCCACGAGATCGACGACCTGGCACTGCGGTTCCTGCTGGACGCGCGACTGCGGACCGTGCTGGAGGTGCTGCTCGGCGAGGAGGTGCTGGCCGCGCAGAGCATGTTCTACTTCAAGCCGCCGGGCGCCCGGGGGCAGGCGCTGCACCAGGACAACTTCTATCTGCGGGTCGAGCCGGGCACGTGCCTGGCGGCCTGGGTGGCCTGCGACGTGATCGACCGGGAGAACGGCGGGCTGGAGGTCGTGCCGGGCACGCACCGGATGGACGTCTTCTGCCCGGAGGAGGCGGACGAGCGGGTGTCCTTCGCCCGGGAGTACGTGCCGCCGCCGCCCGGGCTGACGCCGGTGCCGGTCGACATGCGGCCGGGTGACGTCCTGTTCTTCAACGGCAGCCTGGTGCACGGCTCGGGGCCGAACCGCTCCCCGGACCGCTTCCGCCGCTCGTTCATCGGCCACTACGTCGGCTGCTCCGCCGAACGCATCGGCGGCTACTACCGCACGCTGACGATGAACGGCGACCGGGTGCCACTGCCGGAGAGCGAGGGCGCGGGCCCGTGCGGCACGGAGTTCCCGCCGCCGGGCCCGCACTGA
- a CDS encoding SpoIIE family protein phosphatase, with the protein MTPEYPFDEAATARAAIDAEGRVTEWGEGARRLLGWTADEVVGRPAVRLVEGAAPTAGGARWDGTLTLRHRDGRTVSVWLLAHRRPAPDGDEGWLVVTPLEADRERPADDPLDRAHLIQSPCATAIYDDRLRLYRMNDALASVIGLPGERLRGLRVTEISGRLQTEDIERQLHQVLTSGRGHNSRTYVPIGETGRTNAWLGRMAPITDPAGRVCGVCLTVHDFTEQHLAQERLQLVNEASVRIGESLDVNRTAQELADVCVPGLADFAGVDLLDPWDPGGEPELLAGPPTEPVMLRRAAHQSVDPGVDATMWTGRRDVYPADSPQGASLLTGRTTLADLRSGSLAHSLGWDDTRREWARTYGVHSAMSVPIVARGRTLGVAVLTRFRRPDPFTPDDRLLAEEITARAAVCIDNARRYTRERETALALQRSLLPRSLPSTAAVQACSRYLPAARSGVGGDWFDVIPLSGMRVAMVVGDVVGHGIQASATMGRLRTAVRTLADIDLAPDELLTHLDDLVVRLSEEAGADGSPGEVGATCLYAVYDPVSQRCTLARAGHPSPLMVRPGGTAEEVQLPAGPPLGLGGLPFEAADLYLPEGTVLTFYTDGLIQGHAPDVGVGLRLLRDAVSCPAASLDESCDGILHQLLPAGGARDDVALLLARTRGLPASQVATWDIPADPALVAPVRKQVVDQLGTWGLGEASFTTELVVSELVTNAIRYGAPPIRLRLIHDAATMICEVSDASHTAPHLRRAKTWDEGGRGLLLVAQLTQRWGSRHTPEGKTIWAEMALFEEE; encoded by the coding sequence ATGACCCCGGAGTACCCGTTCGACGAGGCCGCTACGGCCCGGGCCGCCATCGACGCCGAGGGCCGGGTGACCGAGTGGGGCGAGGGGGCCCGGCGGCTGCTGGGCTGGACGGCCGACGAGGTCGTGGGCCGGCCCGCCGTGCGGCTGGTCGAGGGCGCGGCGCCCACCGCCGGAGGAGCCCGCTGGGACGGAACGCTCACTTTGCGCCACCGCGACGGCCGTACGGTGTCCGTCTGGCTGCTCGCCCACCGGCGGCCGGCGCCGGACGGCGACGAGGGCTGGCTCGTCGTCACTCCGCTGGAGGCCGACCGCGAGCGGCCGGCCGACGACCCGCTGGACCGGGCCCACCTCATCCAGTCCCCCTGCGCCACCGCGATCTACGACGACCGGCTCCGGCTGTACCGGATGAACGACGCGCTGGCCTCGGTGATCGGGCTGCCCGGGGAGCGGCTGAGAGGGCTGCGCGTGACCGAGATCAGCGGCCGGCTCCAGACCGAGGACATCGAGCGGCAGCTGCACCAGGTGCTGACCAGCGGCCGGGGACACAACTCCCGCACCTACGTGCCGATCGGCGAGACCGGCAGGACGAACGCCTGGTTGGGCCGGATGGCCCCGATCACCGACCCGGCGGGGCGGGTGTGCGGGGTGTGCCTCACGGTGCACGACTTCACCGAGCAGCACCTGGCCCAGGAGCGGCTCCAGCTGGTCAACGAGGCGAGCGTCCGGATCGGCGAGAGCCTCGACGTCAACCGCACGGCGCAGGAGCTGGCGGACGTCTGTGTGCCCGGACTCGCCGACTTCGCCGGCGTCGATCTGCTCGACCCGTGGGACCCCGGGGGCGAGCCCGAACTCCTGGCCGGTCCGCCGACCGAGCCCGTCATGCTGCGCCGTGCGGCCCACCAGTCGGTCGACCCGGGCGTCGACGCGACGATGTGGACGGGCCGGCGGGACGTCTACCCCGCCGACTCGCCCCAGGGCGCGTCCCTGCTGACCGGCCGGACGACCCTCGCGGACCTCCGGTCGGGCTCCCTCGCCCACTCCCTGGGCTGGGACGACACCCGCAGGGAGTGGGCCCGCACGTACGGCGTCCACTCCGCGATGTCGGTGCCGATCGTGGCCCGGGGCAGGACGCTGGGCGTCGCCGTCCTCACCCGTTTCCGGCGGCCCGACCCGTTCACGCCGGACGACCGGCTGCTCGCCGAGGAGATCACGGCACGGGCCGCCGTCTGCATCGACAACGCCCGCCGCTACACCCGCGAGCGCGAGACCGCCCTCGCCCTGCAGCGCAGCCTGCTCCCGCGGTCGCTGCCGAGCACGGCCGCCGTCCAGGCGTGCTCCCGCTATCTCCCGGCGGCGCGGTCCGGGGTGGGTGGCGACTGGTTCGACGTGATCCCGCTGTCCGGGATGCGGGTCGCGATGGTCGTCGGTGACGTGGTCGGCCACGGGATCCAGGCCTCGGCCACCATGGGGCGGCTGCGCACCGCCGTGCGCACCCTCGCCGACATCGACCTCGCCCCCGACGAGCTGCTCACCCACCTCGACGACCTGGTCGTACGGCTCTCCGAGGAGGCCGGCGCGGACGGCAGCCCCGGGGAAGTGGGCGCGACCTGTCTGTACGCCGTGTACGACCCGGTGTCCCAGCGCTGCACGCTCGCCCGGGCCGGGCATCCGTCGCCGCTGATGGTGCGGCCGGGCGGTACGGCCGAGGAGGTCCAGCTGCCCGCCGGACCTCCGCTCGGGCTGGGCGGGCTGCCGTTCGAGGCGGCCGACCTGTATCTGCCCGAGGGAACCGTCCTGACGTTCTACACCGACGGGCTGATCCAGGGGCATGCCCCCGACGTGGGCGTCGGACTGCGGCTGCTGCGGGACGCCGTGTCGTGCCCCGCCGCCTCCCTGGACGAGAGCTGCGACGGGATCCTGCATCAGCTGCTGCCGGCCGGTGGCGCCCGCGACGACGTGGCCCTGCTCCTGGCCCGTACCCGGGGACTGCCCGCCTCCCAGGTGGCCACCTGGGACATCCCGGCCGATCCGGCGCTGGTCGCCCCCGTGCGCAAGCAGGTCGTCGACCAGCTCGGCACCTGGGGGCTGGGGGAGGCATCCTTCACCACCGAGCTGGTGGTCAGCGAGCTGGTCACCAACGCCATCCGGTACGGCGCCCCGCCCATCCGGCTCCGGCTGATCCACGACGCGGCCACCATGATCTGCGAGGTGTCCGACGCCAGCCACACCGCCCCGCACCTGCGGCGCGCCAAGACCTGGGACGAGGGCGGACGCGGCCTGCTGCTGGTCGCCCAGCTCACCCAGCGCTGGGGCAGCCGGCACACGCCCGAGGGCAAGACGATCTGGGCGGAAATGGCGCTGTTCGAGGAGGAGTGA
- a CDS encoding toxin Doc, which yields MASALHIDVPWLLQRHEEVLPDQPTINDFSALVAAVARHRVDPPRLGVDSDPAWRAAALLHTLALLRPLPSANARFACATAVAYMFVSGVGIDPPYGALVDLARDLIDGKTDVYGAADRLRSWQI from the coding sequence ATGGCATCCGCCCTGCACATCGACGTGCCCTGGCTGCTGCAGCGGCACGAGGAGGTCCTGCCGGACCAGCCGACGATCAACGACTTCTCCGCGCTGGTGGCCGCCGTCGCCCGGCACCGTGTCGACCCGCCCCGCCTCGGCGTCGACTCCGACCCCGCCTGGCGGGCCGCCGCCCTGCTGCACACGCTCGCCCTGCTGAGGCCCCTGCCCTCGGCCAACGCCCGTTTCGCCTGCGCGACCGCCGTGGCCTACATGTTCGTCAGCGGCGTCGGCATCGACCCGCCCTACGGCGCCCTCGTGGACCTCGCCCGGGACCTGATCGACGGCAAGACGGACGTGTACGGGGCGGCGGACCGGCTGCGGTCCTGGCAGATCTGA
- a CDS encoding RICIN domain-containing protein, giving the protein MPTPHPPRPPYPPPGGDPGESDAALAARLTGAPDVEVAHATALLTARHWQPVHDYAVICLASSGSVASMVTAAAFHQVFDRLTLGEQGDALRPRLLVTVRDVVRLWSAEERIAAALPALLKPAGGRGMRAAKSMTPENRKLAERAFAGLPAAARCLLWHTEVEAEPITFPAGLLGMDAGMATAVLEQARDKFREGCLRAHQELAPSKDCRFYNRLLDVPIRRGGALLPDVQQHLVQCRHCRDAAEQLSHFEGGLDVLLAEAVLGWGSRRYLDSRPGRTQHRARTRAAARHSARARGAARHGVLGRIPRMGGRSSRALRTGAGIAGAALLGTVLATSLSSYDGDTDPTASAGATEGTRAAPGTGTQARPTASATPPGTAQLPTAPRETRLRNAASELCLDVRDGAEARAGAVLAVCSSEATQQWSYESDGLLRSVADPGLCLDSHADAGVVILGACADAQDERADDVRYDLTVRGELLPRWDEQLALASTGGEPGADMVVKVRDGSDAQRWLVDPQPAEAGSLSVAETVDPSARQAGLGEGP; this is encoded by the coding sequence GTGCCCACCCCCCACCCCCCTCGACCTCCTTACCCGCCGCCCGGCGGTGATCCGGGTGAGTCCGACGCCGCCCTCGCCGCCCGGCTGACAGGAGCCCCAGACGTCGAAGTCGCCCACGCGACCGCCCTGCTGACCGCCCGGCACTGGCAGCCGGTACACGACTACGCGGTCATCTGCCTCGCCTCCTCGGGAAGCGTCGCCTCCATGGTCACCGCGGCGGCCTTCCACCAGGTCTTCGACCGGCTCACCCTGGGCGAACAGGGCGACGCGCTGCGGCCGCGCCTGCTGGTGACCGTGCGGGACGTCGTCCGGCTGTGGTCGGCCGAGGAGCGCATAGCCGCGGCGCTTCCGGCGTTGCTGAAACCGGCCGGCGGGCGCGGTATGCGCGCCGCCAAGTCGATGACCCCGGAAAACCGCAAGCTGGCCGAGCGCGCATTCGCGGGCCTTCCCGCAGCGGCACGGTGTCTGCTGTGGCACACCGAGGTCGAGGCGGAGCCGATCACGTTCCCCGCCGGTCTGCTCGGCATGGACGCCGGGATGGCGACGGCCGTCCTGGAACAGGCCCGGGACAAATTCCGGGAGGGCTGCCTGCGGGCCCATCAGGAACTCGCGCCGTCCAAGGACTGCCGCTTCTACAACCGCCTCCTCGACGTCCCGATCCGCCGTGGCGGCGCCCTGCTGCCGGATGTCCAGCAGCATCTCGTCCAGTGCCGCCACTGCCGTGACGCCGCCGAACAGCTCAGCCACTTCGAGGGCGGGCTCGACGTGTTGCTGGCCGAGGCCGTGCTCGGCTGGGGCAGCCGCCGCTACCTCGACTCCCGGCCCGGCCGCACCCAGCACCGCGCGCGCACCCGCGCCGCCGCCCGGCACTCCGCCCGCGCGCGCGGCGCCGCACGCCACGGCGTCCTCGGCCGCATCCCCCGCATGGGCGGGCGCTCCTCCCGGGCACTGCGCACGGGTGCGGGCATCGCCGGCGCCGCCCTGCTGGGCACCGTCCTCGCCACCAGCCTGTCGTCCTACGACGGCGACACCGACCCCACGGCCTCCGCGGGCGCCACCGAGGGCACCAGGGCGGCGCCCGGCACCGGAACCCAGGCCCGGCCCACGGCCTCCGCCACGCCCCCCGGCACCGCCCAACTCCCCACCGCGCCGCGGGAGACCCGGCTGCGCAACGCCGCGAGCGAGCTGTGCCTCGACGTCCGCGACGGGGCCGAGGCGAGGGCCGGGGCCGTACTGGCGGTGTGTTCCTCCGAAGCCACCCAGCAGTGGTCGTACGAGAGCGACGGGCTGCTGCGCAGCGTGGCCGACCCCGGCCTGTGCCTGGACTCGCACGCGGACGCCGGTGTCGTCATCCTCGGCGCGTGCGCCGACGCCCAGGACGAGCGCGCCGACGACGTGCGCTACGACCTCACCGTCCGGGGCGAACTGCTGCCCCGCTGGGACGAGCAGCTCGCGCTCGCCTCCACCGGCGGGGAACCGGGCGCCGACATGGTGGTGAAGGTCCGCGACGGCTCGGACGCCCAGCGGTGGCTGGTCGACCCGCAGCCGGCCGAGGCGGGTTCGCTGTCGGTCGCGGAGACGGTCGACCCGTCGGCGCGGCAGGCGGGGCTGGGGGAGGGGCCCTAG
- a CDS encoding S1 family peptidase gives MQGERLLRTVVQAVVALVLLLGWSAAGPGAHAGERAGPQAAVAVRGGDTLYSAGARCTVGFNARSGSALYALVPGRCAQGAQAWYADAALTVAVGVTAGVSFPGDDYASVRYTNTAVAYPGEVSLGAGAGSRDITGAASPVVGQSLCHVGRTTGYRCGTIQAVNVTVNYGGGTVYGLFRSTVCSEPGDTGGPAFSGGTALGIIVGSSGNCGSGGVTYYQPVVEWLSAYGLSVY, from the coding sequence ATGCAGGGCGAAAGACTCCTCCGAACCGTCGTCCAGGCGGTCGTCGCACTGGTACTCCTCCTCGGCTGGTCCGCCGCCGGGCCGGGCGCGCATGCCGGGGAGCGGGCGGGGCCACAGGCGGCCGTCGCGGTGCGCGGGGGCGACACCCTCTACAGCGCCGGCGCCCGCTGCACCGTGGGCTTCAACGCCCGTTCCGGCTCCGCGCTGTACGCGCTCGTGCCGGGCCGGTGCGCGCAGGGCGCCCAGGCCTGGTACGCCGACGCCGCCCTGACGGTCGCCGTCGGCGTCACCGCGGGAGTGAGCTTCCCGGGCGACGACTACGCGAGCGTCCGGTACACCAACACGGCGGTCGCCTACCCCGGCGAGGTCTCGCTGGGCGCCGGCGCCGGTTCCCGCGACATCACCGGCGCGGCGAGTCCCGTCGTCGGGCAGTCGCTCTGCCATGTGGGCCGGACCACCGGATACCGCTGCGGGACCATCCAGGCCGTGAACGTCACCGTCAACTACGGCGGGGGCACCGTGTACGGACTGTTCCGGTCCACCGTCTGCTCCGAGCCCGGAGACACCGGTGGTCCGGCCTTCTCGGGCGGCACGGCTCTGGGCATCATCGTCGGCAGCAGCGGGAACTGCGGCTCGGGAGGCGTCACCTACTACCAACCGGTGGTCGAGTGGCTGTCGGCGTACGGCCTGAGCGTCTACTGA
- a CDS encoding NAD(P)-dependent oxidoreductase, translating into MRVMLLGATGMVGSRIAAEAVARGHQVTCVSRSGEAPVPDVTATAADAADPRRVTELAAGHDAVASALVPPRDGSDPREPFLAMNSAVVDALRTAGVSRLVVVGGAGSLEVAPGEALVDQPGFPAEVLGEAMAHLDVLAFYRTVDDLDWTYVSPAAEIAPGERTGSFRIGGDQLLTDAEGRSRISAEDYAVAFMDELESNAHPRSRITVAY; encoded by the coding sequence ATGAGAGTGATGTTGCTGGGCGCCACCGGCATGGTCGGCAGCCGTATCGCCGCCGAGGCCGTCGCCCGGGGGCACCAGGTGACCTGCGTCAGCCGATCCGGCGAGGCTCCCGTGCCGGACGTGACCGCGACCGCCGCGGACGCGGCGGACCCGCGCCGTGTCACGGAGCTCGCCGCCGGGCACGACGCCGTCGCGTCCGCGCTGGTGCCGCCGCGCGACGGAAGCGACCCCAGGGAGCCCTTCCTCGCCATGAACAGCGCAGTGGTCGACGCGCTACGGACGGCGGGCGTCTCCCGGCTCGTGGTGGTCGGCGGTGCGGGCAGTCTGGAGGTGGCGCCCGGGGAGGCGCTGGTCGACCAGCCTGGCTTTCCCGCCGAGGTCCTCGGCGAAGCGATGGCGCACCTCGACGTCCTCGCTTTCTACCGCACGGTCGACGATCTCGACTGGACCTACGTGTCCCCGGCGGCGGAGATCGCCCCCGGCGAGCGGACGGGCAGCTTCCGGATCGGCGGCGACCAACTGCTGACCGACGCCGAGGGCCGCAGCCGTATCAGCGCCGAGGACTACGCGGTCGCTTTCATGGACGAACTCGAGAGCAACGCACATCCGCGCAGCCGGATCACGGTCGCCTACTGA